Within the Corallococcus exiguus genome, the region CGCTCCGCAACGCCCGGCTCTCGGGCTGTGGCCTGGCCGCGTTGGCGGTGGATACGAAGGCCACCCTGGAGTCCCGGAACGTCGACGTGCGCGACACGCCGGGCTCCATCCTGGTGGCCATCGAAGAAGGCCAGTTGCAGGTGGAGGACCTCACCGCGAAGGACGCGAGTGGCGAACTGGTCTCCACCGACTGCGAGGGCCAGACACGCGTCCAGCTCCGCCGCGTCGACGCGAGCACCAGGCGAGGACTGCGCTCTCCCTGCGTCCAGCTCGACGCCCGCTCGCCTCAGCCCTGAGCGGGAGCGGACGTGGGGGGCAGGGGCGTGGCGCGCTGTTCGATCCACGCACGAATGACGGGGTAGACCTCCATGGGCGCGCCGGTGCCGAAGATGAGGTCGCCGTGGCCGTAGTCCATCTTGTCCCCGCGGTCCCGGCCAAAGACATGCAGCGCGCGATCCGGTGACGTGAGCAGCGCGTACTGCGCCTCCACGTTGGCCGAGGTGGCCAGGCGGTCCGCGCTGCCGCCCATCACCAGCACGGGCAACTGGAGCTTCGCGATGCCCGCGCGCCAATCCGTCTTGCGGTCGTAGGACCGGAACGCGTCGTGGGAGATCCAGTCCTGGAACTGCAGCAGCACCTTGCGGCTCATCGCCGCCATCATGTTGACGGACAGCTGCCGCAGGACGCGCGGCGGAACATGTCGAGGGTTCACGACGATGTCCGACAGGGGCAGCGCGAGGTAGCCCAGGAAGGGCGCCATGCTGGCGCTCACCCACGACTGACGGATGCTCCCGGGCCACGCCGCGCGCACGCCCAGCGAGATGAGCGTCCGCAGGAACGGCTCCGACTTGAGATACACCGGCGCGCCCAACTCGAGCAGACCCGCCAGCTTCCCGCCATCAGGCCCCTGCGCCACGCCGTACCCCACCAGGCCGCCCAGCGAGTGACCCAGCCAGAAGGCCTGCTTCGCGCCGGTCTCCTTCAGTGCCAGCTCCAGCAGGGCCGGCCCGTCGTGGTTGATGTGGTCGTCCACGGTGAAGTCCGTGGGCCGCCGGCCCCTGGGCGGACGTTGCGAGTGCCCGGTGCCGCGCCACTCCACGCTGAAGCAGTCGAAGCCTGCCTCGGTGAGGTAGTGGGCCACGGAGTAGGGCGGCTCGAAGTCGAAGGTGAAGCGGTTGGCCGCCAGCCCGTGGCACAGCAGGACGGGCTCGGCGAAGCGGCGCACCGGGGCCCGCCGGGCGTGCACGGTCAACTCCCACCCATCCGCGCACTGCACGCGCAGCATCTCGGGAAGGGGCCCCTTGAGGCGGTACCACCGCCTGACGAGCAGGACCCACACCACATTCACCAGCAGCAGGACGGCCGCCGCGGTCAATCCCCACAGGGCCCACTGCCCGTACGGCATTTCTCCTCCCATGCGACCCGGGACTGACTCCGGCGCGAATAAAACCCTGCTAAGGTCCGTTCCCTCGCCGTTTCTGCCGCATGGGCAGCCGACCACCTGGGGAAGTCGAGGGAACGATGAAGCTGCGGAAACTGATGTTCGTGCTCCCGAACCTCTTCACCGTCACTTCCATCTTCTGTGGCTTCTACGCCATCACCCTGTGTTCGGGTGAGGCAGAACCGGTGCAGCTGTACCAGGCGGCCCTGGCCATCCTCTTCGCCATGTTCTTCGACGGGTTCGACGGACGGGTGGCCCGCCTGACGAAGACGCAGAGCGACTTCGGCATGCAACTCGACAGCCTCGCGGACGTCATGTCCTTCG harbors:
- a CDS encoding alpha/beta fold hydrolase; amino-acid sequence: MPYGQWALWGLTAAAVLLLVNVVWVLLVRRWYRLKGPLPEMLRVQCADGWELTVHARRAPVRRFAEPVLLCHGLAANRFTFDFEPPYSVAHYLTEAGFDCFSVEWRGTGHSQRPPRGRRPTDFTVDDHINHDGPALLELALKETGAKQAFWLGHSLGGLVGYGVAQGPDGGKLAGLLELGAPVYLKSEPFLRTLISLGVRAAWPGSIRQSWVSASMAPFLGYLALPLSDIVVNPRHVPPRVLRQLSVNMMAAMSRKVLLQFQDWISHDAFRSYDRKTDWRAGIAKLQLPVLVMGGSADRLATSANVEAQYALLTSPDRALHVFGRDRGDKMDYGHGDLIFGTGAPMEVYPVIRAWIEQRATPLPPTSAPAQG